From Xenopus laevis strain J_2021 chromosome 7L, Xenopus_laevis_v10.1, whole genome shotgun sequence, one genomic window encodes:
- the LOC121395814 gene encoding uncharacterized protein LOC121395814 has protein sequence MARVKMHFFLLSAFFILFEFNFFELSTSYEFTAPLPGTPLNDEEYEKFFSLLMPEPIARSLCALRLGHGCEERTIRRYDAYENHGAVPTGPICTDLKTSSHFDNFCDFARFRCFHMLHYVKRIPCEEQEQQTIQTPTATPAKDPSLKSQLPQEITTETKPAGVTDKVQYKPMKIKPVTVGYKTTASIKAQSQQQTTPQKKTVGPKLGVDVSKLQTNVMASLKYKNDPVNGQDKAEMLAKPRDEASTVSHNPATSIPESTRIQGTEYPKEYQTANDEQNMTEEPEPQDSQLAKSKITVKEKQDFKAIDIDETSEESDSDDDIIGFVRPKNPPSSGHETTVTHKPTKAPSHQREMAKVENVKTQQDSYEHKKLNKLEMAWANMIENPANIKGTTRKPQDIEETPEDSDRDNDIIGFSGPQNPPKSREETIKGIHKTTKAPSHQRAMAKVENVKTQQDSNGNKKLNKLEMAWANMIENPANIKGTTRKPQDIEETSEDSDRDNDIIGFSGPQNPPKSREETVKGIHKTTKAPSHQRAMAKVENVKTQQDSNGNKKLNKLEMAWANMIENPANIKGTTRKPQDIEETSEDSDRDNDIIGFAGPQNPPE, from the exons ATGGCGAGGGTGAAGATGCATTTCTTTTTACTCTCag CcttctttatactttttgaatttaatttttttgaattatcaaCTTCatatgaatttactgcaccattACCTGGCACACCTCTAAATGATGAGGAATATGAGAAATTCTTCAGCCTGCTAATGCCAGAGCCCATTGCAAGAAGCCTGTGTGCTCTGCGTTTGGGTCATGGGTGTGAGGAGCGCACAATCAGACGATATGATGCTTACGAAAACCACGGCGCTGTACCAACTG gtcccatctgcactgatttgaaaaccTCTAGCCACTTCGATAATTTCTGCGATTTTGCGAGGTTTCGCTGCTTTCACATGCTCCACTATGTTAAG AGGATTCCATGTGAAGAACAAGAGCAGCAAACAATCCAGACACCTACAGCTACACCTGCAAAAG atCCGTCATTGAAATCCCAACTTCCTCAAGAGATAACCACAGAGACGAAACCTGCTGGTGTTACGGACAAAGTGCAATACAAGCCCATGAAAATAAAGCCAGTTACAGTTGGCTACAAAACTACAGCATCAATCAAAGCACAAAGTCAACAACAGACAACACCACAGAAGAAAACGGTTGGACCAAAGCTCGGTGTTGATGTGTCAAAATTACAAACCAATGTAATGGCTtcattgaaatataaaaatgatccTGTTAATGGACAAGATAAAGCTGAGATGTTGGCAAAACCACGAGATGAGGCTTCCACTGTGAGCCATAATCCAGCAACTTCTATCCCTGAGTCAACAAGAATACAGGGAACAGAGTACCCAAAAGAATATCAAACTGCTAATGATGAACAGAATATGACAGAGGAACCTGAACCTCAAGATTCTCAACTTGCAAAGAGCAAGATTACTGTTAAAGAAAAACAAGATTTTAAAGCTATAGATATTGACGAAACATCAGAAGAATCAGATAGTGATGATGACATTATAGGTTTTGTTAGGCCAAAAAACCCGCCCAGTTCAGGACATGAGACTACAGTAACACATAAACCAACAAAAGCACCAAGTCATCAACGGGAAATGGCAAAAGTGGAAAATGTTAAGACACAACAGGATTCTTATGaacataaaaaactaaataagttgGAAATGGCATGGGCAAATATGATAGAGAACCCTGCTAATATCAAAGGAACAACTAGAAAACCCCAAGATATTGAAGAAACACCAGAAGACTCCGATAGGGATAATGACATTATAGGTTTTTCTGGACCACAAAACCCACCTAAGTCAAGAGAGGAGACCATTAAAGGAATACATAAGACAACAAAAGCACCAAGTCATCAACGGGCAATGGCAAAAGTGGAAAATGTTAAGACACAACAGGATtctaatggaaataaaaaactaaataagttgGAAATGGCATGGGCAAATATGATAGAGAACCCTGCTAATATCAAAGGAACAACTAGAAAACCCCAAGATATTGAAGAAACATCAGAAGACTCCGATAGGGATAATGACATTATAGGTTTTTCTGGACCACAAAACCCACCTAAGTCAAGAGAGGAGACCGTTAAAGGAATACATAAGACAACAAAAGCACCAAGTCATCAACGGGCAATGGCAAAAGTGGAAAATGTTAAGACACAACAGGATtctaatggaaataaaaaactaaataagttgGAAATGGCATGGGCAAATATGATAGAGAACCCTGCTAATATCAAAGGAACAACTAGAAAACCCCAAGATATTGAAGAAACATCAGAAGACTCCGATAGGGATAATGACATTATAGGATTTGCTGGACCACAAAACCCacctgagtga
- the nkx6-2.L gene encoding NK6 homeobox 2 L homeolog, which yields MLSVGQMESNRQSAFVLSSAPLAALHNMAEMKTTLFPYTLHNPNTFKAPALSSLNSQIPLGTPHGISDILGRPLGASLGSCSNLLTSLPRINGLATSTGMYFNPAVSRYPKPLTELPGRAPIFWPGVMQSSPWRDPRLACPTQAGLMLDKDGKKKHSRPTFSGQQIFALEKTFEQTKYLAGPERARLAYSLGMTESQVKVWFQNRRTKWRKRHAAEMATAKKKHDSETEKMKESSDNEEDDEYNKPLDPNSDDEKISRLLKKHKSTNLNLLSPCSNNSDTL from the exons ATGTTATCCGTGGGACAGATGGAGAGTAACAGACAGAGCGCGTTTGTACTGAGCTCCGCTCCCCTGGCTGCGCTGCACAATATGGCCGAGATGAAGACCACTCTGTTCCCCTATACCCTGCACAACCCCAACACCTTCAAAGCCCCAGCTCTGTCCTCTCTCAACTCACAGATCCCCCTGGGGACCCCTCATGGGATTAGTGACATTCTCGGCCGACCCCTAGGGGCCTCACTGGGGTCGTGCAGTAACTTGCTCACCAGCCTGCCTCGTATTAATGGACTTGCCACTTCCACTGGGATGTACTTTAACCCTGCTGTGTCCAGGTACCCCAAACCCCTGACTGAGTTACCCGGCAGGGCCCCCATCTTCTGGCCTGGGGTTATGCAAAGCTCTCCATGGAGGGATCCCAGACTGGCCTGTCCAA CCCAGGCAGGGTTAATGCTGGATAAGGACGGAAAGAAGAAACACTCCCGGCCAACCTTCTCGGGGCAGCAGATATTTGCCCTGGAGAAAACCTTCGAGCAGACCAAGTACCTGGCAGGGCCTGAGAGGGCACGACTCGCCTATTCCCTGGGCATGACTGAGAGCCAAGTCAAG GTCTGGTTCCAGAACAGAAGGACCAAGTGGAGGAAGAGACACGCAGCAGAGATGGCCACAGCCAAGAAGAAACACGACTCAGAGACAGAGAAGATGAAGGAGAGTTCAGACAACGAGGAGGACGATGAATATAACAAACCCTTGGACCCCAACTCGGACGATGAAAAAATCTCCaggttattaaaaaagcacaagtcCACAAACTTGAACCTTCTCAGCCCTTGCAGCAACAATTCGGACACTTTGTGA